A genomic region of Sciurus carolinensis chromosome 7, mSciCar1.2, whole genome shotgun sequence contains the following coding sequences:
- the Glo1 gene encoding lactoylglutathione lyase isoform X2: MAEPQPASGLTDEVALSCCSDPDPSTKDFLLQQTMLRIKDPKKSLDFYTRVLGMTLLQKLDFPTMNFSLYFLAYEDKNDFPKDKNEKLAWVFSRKATLELTHNWGTENDETQSYHNGNSDPRGFGHIGIAVPDVYGACKRFEELGVKFVKKPDDVFPVMKNFNLQVK; encoded by the exons ATGGCAGAACCTCAGCCCGCGTCCGGCCTCACTGACGAGGTCGCCCTCAGTTGCTGCTCCGACCCGGACCCTAGCACCAAG gattttctgTTGCAGCAGACCATGCTGCGAATTAAGGATCCTAAGAAGTCACTGGATTTTTATACTAGAGTCCTTGGAATGAC gttaCTTCAAAAATTAGATTTTCCTACTATGAATTTTTCACTCTATTTCTTGGCTTATGAGGATAAAAATGACTTccctaaagataaaaatgaaaaattagcatGGGTATTCTCCAGAAAAGCAACACTTGAACTGACACA CAATTGGGGTACTGAAAATGATGAGACTCAGAGTTACCACAATGGCAATTCAGACCCTCGGGGATTTG GTCACATTGGAATTGCTGTTCCTGATGTATATGGAGCTTGTAAAAGATTTGAAGAACTGGGAGTCAAATTTGTGAAGAAACCTGATGATG tttttccagtaatgaaaaatttcaatttaCAGGTAAAATGA
- the Glo1 gene encoding lactoylglutathione lyase isoform X1 produces the protein MAEPQPASGLTDEVALSCCSDPDPSTKDFLLQQTMLRIKDPKKSLDFYTRVLGMTLLQKLDFPTMNFSLYFLAYEDKNDFPKDKNEKLAWVFSRKATLELTHNWGTENDETQSYHNGNSDPRGFGHIGIAVPDVYGACKRFEELGVKFVKKPDDGKMKGLAFIQDPDGYWIEILNPNKLTTI, from the exons ATGGCAGAACCTCAGCCCGCGTCCGGCCTCACTGACGAGGTCGCCCTCAGTTGCTGCTCCGACCCGGACCCTAGCACCAAG gattttctgTTGCAGCAGACCATGCTGCGAATTAAGGATCCTAAGAAGTCACTGGATTTTTATACTAGAGTCCTTGGAATGAC gttaCTTCAAAAATTAGATTTTCCTACTATGAATTTTTCACTCTATTTCTTGGCTTATGAGGATAAAAATGACTTccctaaagataaaaatgaaaaattagcatGGGTATTCTCCAGAAAAGCAACACTTGAACTGACACA CAATTGGGGTACTGAAAATGATGAGACTCAGAGTTACCACAATGGCAATTCAGACCCTCGGGGATTTG GTCACATTGGAATTGCTGTTCCTGATGTATATGGAGCTTGTAAAAGATTTGAAGAACTGGGAGTCAAATTTGTGAAGAAACCTGATGATG GTAAAATGAAAGGTCTGGCATTTATTCAAGATCCTGATGGCTACTGGATTGAAATTTTGAATCCAAACAAATTGACAACTATTTAG